A DNA window from Candidatus Protochlamydia naegleriophila contains the following coding sequences:
- a CDS encoding thiol-disulfide oxidoreductase DCC family protein — protein sequence MMYKPFSHLVFYDGECGLCDRVVQLLLKLDKHGRFVFAPLKGETAAFYLKNLPDKYKGKDSLILIEDYQSSHPQTYVLAKGALRICWLLGGIWSLVGCLSFLPSVFFDWAYRLVAQNRHRFFSAKECVLPPKNQGGRFLP from the coding sequence ATGATGTACAAACCTTTTAGTCATTTAGTTTTCTATGATGGAGAGTGTGGATTATGCGATCGGGTTGTGCAATTGCTTTTGAAGCTAGATAAGCATGGGCGTTTCGTGTTTGCCCCTTTGAAAGGAGAAACGGCAGCTTTCTATTTAAAAAATCTTCCTGATAAATACAAAGGAAAGGATAGTTTGATTCTAATCGAGGATTATCAATCTTCTCATCCACAGACGTATGTGTTAGCGAAAGGGGCGTTGCGCATTTGCTGGCTACTTGGAGGGATTTGGAGTTTGGTGGGATGCCTATCGTTTTTACCCTCGGTTTTCTTTGACTGGGCTTACCGGCTCGTTGCGCAAAATAGGCATCGCTTTTTTTCCGCGAAAGAGTGCGTGCTTCCTCCAAAGAATCAGGGTGGCCGCTTTTTACCTTGA
- the dnaG gene encoding DNA primase, which yields MPIFNKESLETLKQRVDLVEVLSSHMELKRTGASYKGLCPFHDEKSPSFVVQKGDSHYHCFGCGAHGDAIQFLMTHQKMSFSEAVESLAQRFHVHLEVEEREEKRGLNKGLIKSALETACQFYHYCLLHTAEGHEALAYLYSRGIDLNFIRYFQLGLAPKMPGLFRAVMQAKGVKDEALLEAGLLASNKEGQMREFFSDRILFPIHHHSGGVIGFSGRKYKEETFGGKYVNTPETTLFKKSRVLFGLNYSRRRIAKERKAIIVEGQIDALRLVQVGLNLTVAGQGTAFGDGHVKELVNLGVNQVYLALDSDKAGQEATSKIGHLFQKEGVEVRVVQMPLGSDPDSFLRERGPDAFLKLLAVSIDYINFLVKHLSQDLNLDSPAAKNELMQNATKLIREWDHPLMVHETLRKLAHLLKVPEEIVGVGKDHLPNIYIKKTASVGIQTIDPDRILETDLLRWLLLHGQEQTRLVDIVRLNLAKEDFKVSICQKIFELYSENYENHRSCDLLSLAIDLDDAEGQLVLSDLLQKKVNKEKAESLLIETVQKILDRNWMYKREEIKIKVQSGHCSDEEVLALVKQFDDLKRNPPVVNLNF from the coding sequence ATGCCGATTTTTAACAAAGAAAGTTTAGAGACTCTCAAGCAGCGTGTGGATCTGGTTGAAGTGTTATCTTCCCATATGGAGCTTAAGCGCACGGGAGCTTCCTACAAAGGGCTTTGCCCTTTTCACGATGAAAAATCACCTTCTTTTGTGGTTCAGAAAGGAGATTCTCATTACCACTGTTTCGGATGCGGTGCCCATGGGGATGCGATCCAGTTCTTAATGACTCATCAGAAGATGAGTTTTAGCGAGGCGGTTGAAAGTCTAGCACAGCGCTTCCACGTCCATCTTGAAGTCGAAGAACGTGAAGAAAAGCGGGGGTTGAATAAAGGCTTAATCAAATCTGCATTGGAAACGGCTTGTCAGTTTTATCATTATTGCCTATTGCATACAGCAGAAGGACATGAGGCTCTGGCTTATCTCTATTCAAGGGGAATTGATTTAAATTTTATACGTTATTTCCAATTAGGGCTTGCTCCTAAAATGCCCGGACTCTTTCGAGCTGTAATGCAAGCGAAAGGAGTTAAAGATGAGGCTTTGCTGGAAGCTGGTTTATTGGCGTCCAATAAAGAGGGGCAAATGCGGGAGTTTTTTAGCGATCGCATTCTTTTTCCCATCCACCATCATTCAGGTGGGGTGATTGGATTTTCAGGACGCAAATACAAAGAGGAAACGTTCGGTGGAAAGTACGTCAACACGCCAGAGACGACGCTTTTTAAAAAATCACGCGTCTTGTTTGGGTTGAATTATTCGCGGAGGCGCATTGCTAAAGAACGCAAAGCCATCATAGTCGAAGGACAGATTGATGCCTTGCGTCTCGTTCAAGTTGGATTAAATCTAACAGTTGCAGGGCAAGGAACTGCATTTGGGGACGGGCATGTTAAGGAGCTTGTTAACTTAGGAGTCAATCAAGTTTACTTGGCTCTGGATTCAGATAAGGCAGGGCAGGAAGCCACTAGCAAAATTGGCCATCTTTTTCAAAAAGAGGGAGTTGAAGTTAGGGTTGTGCAAATGCCGCTTGGAAGTGATCCAGATAGTTTTCTAAGAGAGCGGGGCCCAGACGCGTTTTTAAAGTTATTAGCTGTCAGCATTGACTATATCAACTTCCTTGTTAAACACCTTTCACAAGACTTAAACCTTGACTCACCGGCCGCGAAGAATGAACTAATGCAGAATGCCACTAAATTGATTAGAGAATGGGATCATCCTTTAATGGTGCATGAGACGCTTCGCAAACTGGCTCATTTGCTTAAGGTTCCTGAGGAGATTGTAGGGGTCGGAAAGGATCATCTGCCCAATATCTATATTAAAAAAACAGCAAGTGTTGGCATTCAAACGATCGATCCCGACCGCATTTTGGAAACCGATCTTTTAAGATGGCTCTTGCTGCATGGACAAGAGCAAACGCGGTTAGTCGACATCGTTCGGCTCAATTTGGCTAAGGAAGATTTTAAAGTCTCCATTTGCCAGAAAATTTTCGAGCTCTATAGCGAAAATTATGAGAATCATCGCTCATGCGATTTACTCTCTTTGGCGATCGACTTGGACGATGCGGAAGGGCAATTGGTTTTATCTGATTTATTGCAAAAGAAGGTTAATAAGGAAAAGGCCGAATCTCTCTTGATAGAAACAGTTCAAAAGATTCTTGACCGGAACTGGATGTACAAAAGAGAAGAAATCAAAATCAAGGTTCAGAGCGGCCATTGCTCGGATGAAGAAGTGCTGGCACTCGTTAAGCAATTTGATGACTTAAAACGCAATCCGCCGGTTGTTAATCTGAATTTTTGA
- a CDS encoding YheT family hydrolase, which translates to MIDQLSFVPLPGFSSPHVQTILGTFNRTGKAPPSTQLHVSLEDGDSLCCELSTPSSWTNTQKTIVMIHGLGGSHNSSYMIRLSRKFYQIGYRVLRINLRGCGSGKHLARLPYHGGVSHDVRRVIQAIKKQTPLSPLILIGFSLGGNIALKLAGESKDHQDSLVDHTIAVCPPIDLTRTLQMISHSSNRFYHNYYLKQLRPIAKQWIPGKLMASMYEFDNHVTAQAWGFKDADDYYQQASSCFLLPDMQASCQILFAMDDPFIDYKSVLERPLSPSIKVSLSQYGGHMGFVGWSGRKHSYFWLDHLLHKWIAATKCEP; encoded by the coding sequence ATGATTGATCAATTATCTTTTGTTCCTTTACCAGGCTTTTCCTCTCCCCATGTACAAACAATTTTGGGAACATTCAACCGCACAGGCAAAGCTCCCCCTTCAACCCAGTTACATGTTTCGCTGGAAGACGGCGACTCATTATGTTGCGAATTATCTACTCCTTCCTCTTGGACAAACACTCAAAAAACAATCGTGATGATTCACGGATTGGGAGGAAGCCATAATTCTTCTTATATGATTCGCCTAAGCCGCAAATTCTATCAAATAGGCTATCGGGTATTGCGCATTAATCTGAGAGGCTGCGGATCAGGTAAGCACCTTGCACGTCTTCCCTATCATGGAGGCGTCAGTCATGATGTTCGACGCGTCATTCAAGCGATCAAAAAGCAAACGCCATTATCGCCTCTCATTCTGATCGGATTTTCTCTTGGAGGCAATATCGCCTTAAAGCTTGCAGGCGAGTCGAAGGATCATCAAGACAGCCTGGTGGATCATACCATTGCAGTCTGTCCCCCCATCGATTTAACTAGAACTTTGCAAATGATTTCCCACTCTTCTAACCGCTTCTACCACAATTATTATTTAAAGCAATTGCGACCAATTGCCAAACAATGGATTCCTGGAAAGCTCATGGCCTCCATGTATGAATTCGATAATCACGTGACAGCGCAGGCGTGGGGGTTTAAAGACGCCGACGATTATTACCAGCAAGCAAGCAGCTGTTTTCTCCTCCCTGATATGCAGGCTTCTTGCCAAATCCTTTTTGCCATGGACGATCCCTTTATTGACTACAAATCGGTTTTAGAGCGCCCTCTTTCGCCTTCAATAAAAGTTTCTCTATCCCAATATGGGGGGCATATGGGATTTGTCGGCTGGTCCGGACGCAAACATTCCTATTTTTGGCTCGACCATCTTTTACACAAATGGATCGCAGCCACCAAGTGCGAACCATAA
- a CDS encoding ATP-dependent RecD-like DNA helicase: MEQVCGYIERLTFHNLENGYTVAQLQQAKKSELTCIVGCMPGIQPGETVRCFGAWKTHLIHGRQFEVANYKVEAPADIVGIKKYLGSGLIKGIGPKYASRIVDAFGADTLAIIEDCPEKLLEIAGLGTKRIEKIKACWIEQKSIRDVMVFLQGNGVSPAFAQKIFKTYGSQSITKVKDNPFCLARDIFGVGFKTADTIAQKMGITKDSDQRIDAGIEYVLSQLSGDGHVCYPVDDFLKEGEKTLEVTPDQIERRLQGLQQEGRIELADLIEEGKKKRFVWLKPLFLAEIGIARELRRLKKGVSSLRQIDAGKAVQWVQEQLQIQLAANQKEAVAQAIIDKLHIITGGPGTGKSTITNAILTISGKLTQKICLAAPTGRAAKRMSEITKRKASTIHSLLEYDFKTAGGFKRNRENPLDCDLMIVDEASMIDTFLMYGLLKALPDHCRVIFVGDINQLPSVGPGNVLRDMITSYTLSVTTLNEIFRQAAGSHIITNAHRINRGTFPSLYNGQDSDFFFIECHENEEVLNTIVKLVSQRLPNRYGFNPTQDIQVLAPMKKGVIGTEHLNQSLQLILNPKEHALFRGGQKFQVGDKVMQIRNDYQKEVFNGDVGYILEIDPDEQQVLIRFDDKEVPYDYSDLDELVLAYAISIHKFQGSECPCVVMPVHTSHFMLLHRNLLYTGITRGKKLVVLVGTKKALAIAVNKDDVQKRHTSLQQALMEIL, translated from the coding sequence ATGGAACAAGTTTGCGGCTACATCGAACGATTGACATTTCACAACCTAGAAAATGGGTATACCGTTGCCCAGCTGCAACAAGCTAAAAAATCTGAGTTAACTTGCATAGTCGGTTGCATGCCAGGCATTCAACCGGGCGAAACGGTCCGTTGCTTTGGTGCTTGGAAAACCCATCTCATCCATGGACGTCAATTTGAAGTCGCAAATTATAAGGTAGAAGCCCCCGCCGATATCGTAGGAATCAAAAAATACCTAGGTTCTGGATTAATTAAGGGAATAGGCCCCAAATATGCCAGTCGCATCGTAGATGCATTTGGCGCAGATACCTTAGCCATCATTGAAGACTGCCCTGAAAAACTTTTAGAAATCGCTGGCTTGGGAACTAAAAGGATCGAAAAGATCAAAGCTTGTTGGATCGAACAAAAATCAATCCGCGATGTGATGGTCTTTCTGCAAGGAAATGGAGTGAGTCCAGCTTTTGCTCAAAAGATTTTTAAAACCTATGGCTCTCAAAGCATCACAAAAGTTAAAGACAATCCTTTCTGCTTAGCAAGAGATATTTTTGGAGTGGGATTCAAAACGGCCGATACCATAGCCCAAAAAATGGGTATCACTAAAGACTCAGATCAACGAATTGATGCAGGCATTGAATATGTCTTATCTCAGTTGTCCGGAGATGGGCATGTCTGCTACCCGGTCGACGACTTCTTAAAGGAAGGGGAAAAAACGCTTGAAGTGACTCCAGATCAAATAGAGAGGCGGTTACAAGGACTGCAGCAAGAAGGCCGCATTGAATTGGCTGATTTAATTGAAGAGGGGAAAAAAAAGCGTTTTGTTTGGCTCAAGCCTCTCTTCCTTGCAGAAATAGGCATTGCCAGAGAACTCCGAAGACTTAAAAAGGGAGTCAGCTCTCTTAGGCAAATAGATGCTGGAAAGGCTGTCCAGTGGGTACAAGAGCAATTGCAAATACAGCTGGCTGCCAACCAAAAAGAAGCCGTCGCCCAAGCCATCATAGATAAACTCCACATTATTACTGGAGGGCCGGGTACAGGTAAAAGCACGATTACTAATGCCATTCTAACGATCAGCGGAAAGCTCACCCAAAAAATTTGTCTCGCTGCACCAACTGGGCGGGCAGCCAAGCGCATGAGTGAAATAACCAAGCGCAAGGCATCCACCATTCACAGCCTTCTAGAATACGACTTCAAAACAGCAGGCGGATTTAAACGAAACCGTGAAAACCCGCTGGACTGCGATTTGATGATTGTCGATGAGGCAAGCATGATAGACACTTTTTTAATGTATGGCCTTTTAAAAGCACTTCCAGACCATTGCCGTGTTATTTTTGTTGGAGACATCAATCAGCTTCCAAGCGTGGGCCCAGGAAACGTCTTAAGAGATATGATTACTTCCTACACCCTTTCTGTAACGACGTTAAATGAAATTTTCAGACAGGCTGCAGGGTCGCACATTATTACCAATGCTCACCGCATCAATCGAGGGACTTTTCCAAGCCTTTATAATGGACAGGACAGCGATTTCTTTTTTATAGAATGTCACGAAAATGAAGAGGTCTTAAATACGATTGTAAAACTGGTCTCGCAACGCCTTCCAAACCGCTACGGATTTAATCCGACGCAAGATATTCAGGTTTTGGCACCTATGAAGAAGGGAGTAATTGGAACCGAACATCTCAATCAATCCCTTCAACTGATTCTCAATCCCAAAGAGCACGCGCTCTTTAGAGGAGGGCAAAAATTTCAAGTCGGTGACAAAGTCATGCAAATCCGCAACGACTACCAAAAAGAGGTTTTCAACGGAGATGTTGGCTATATTCTAGAGATCGATCCCGACGAACAACAGGTGCTCATCCGTTTCGACGATAAAGAAGTTCCTTACGACTACAGCGATTTAGATGAATTAGTATTAGCGTATGCCATCTCCATACACAAATTTCAAGGCAGCGAATGCCCCTGTGTTGTCATGCCTGTGCATACAAGCCACTTCATGCTATTGCATCGCAATCTCCTCTACACGGGTATTACTCGTGGAAAAAAACTGGTCGTTTTAGTTGGAACAAAAAAAGCCTTAGCCATCGCAGTTAATAAAGACGACGTACAAAAGCGTCATACAAGCCTTCAACAAGCCCTAATGGAAATTCTCTGA
- a CDS encoding phospholipase D-like domain-containing protein, whose amino-acid sequence MQKKRPSSPTLKSLLKNTSLSSIIALLLFAIYQLVGDLSPLSLPTEASSKIAYSQPATLHSSSDTLKLYSNQTQDDLKALYLSAIQNAKESITFSIYSLVNQEVIHALNQKVEAGIPVHIVCDAKASIGISRKLPKATIVKRLSQGLMHQKILIVDQKQILLGSANMTTESLRTHGNLVFNMQHPALAQALTEKAKSMDEEGNTSKLMHCQARIGNQDLELWVLPDDPDAVKRMIQLFQSAKKTIKVAMFTWTRADFTQELIAASKRGVRVEAVIDRYSGKGTSAKVVRMLNEAGIPVRLSTGQGLLHHKFAYIDDAILVNGSANWTQSAFKANDDCFIVLNSLLPEQKNKK is encoded by the coding sequence ATGCAAAAGAAGCGTCCCTCCTCCCCCACTCTCAAATCGCTGCTAAAGAACACATCGCTCAGCTCTATTATCGCTTTGCTCCTATTTGCCATTTATCAACTGGTTGGCGATCTTTCTCCTCTTTCTTTGCCGACTGAGGCTTCAAGCAAAATTGCCTACTCGCAGCCTGCTACTTTGCACTCCTCTTCAGACACGCTAAAACTCTACTCTAATCAGACCCAGGACGACTTAAAAGCCCTTTATCTTTCAGCCATTCAAAATGCAAAGGAATCGATCACCTTTTCCATTTACTCTTTAGTCAATCAAGAAGTCATCCATGCATTGAATCAAAAAGTAGAGGCTGGCATTCCCGTACACATTGTCTGCGATGCCAAAGCATCAATTGGAATCTCCCGCAAACTACCCAAAGCAACGATCGTAAAAAGGCTCTCCCAAGGCCTCATGCATCAAAAAATCCTCATCGTCGATCAGAAGCAAATCTTGTTAGGTTCTGCTAACATGACAACGGAATCTTTGCGCACGCATGGAAATCTTGTCTTTAACATGCAACACCCAGCTCTTGCCCAAGCTTTAACCGAAAAAGCCAAGAGCATGGATGAAGAAGGCAATACAAGTAAGCTCATGCACTGCCAGGCCAGAATAGGCAATCAAGATCTCGAACTATGGGTTTTGCCAGACGATCCAGATGCCGTTAAACGAATGATTCAACTCTTCCAGTCGGCAAAAAAAACGATTAAGGTTGCCATGTTTACCTGGACCCGCGCCGATTTCACACAAGAGCTGATTGCAGCGTCCAAACGCGGAGTTAGAGTCGAAGCTGTGATTGATCGCTACTCAGGAAAAGGAACAAGCGCAAAAGTCGTTCGCATGCTGAACGAAGCTGGAATCCCTGTTCGCTTAAGTACAGGACAAGGCCTTTTGCATCATAAATTTGCTTATATCGACGACGCTATTTTGGTCAATGGATCCGCCAATTGGACTCAGTCTGCCTTTAAAGCAAATGACGACTGCTTCATTGTTCTTAATTCCCTTTTGCCTGAGCAAAAAAACAAAAAATGA
- a CDS encoding 4-hydroxy-tetrahydrodipicolinate reductase, with the protein MKIALIGYGKMGQLIAQLAPHRGHEIVAAISPSSKKINEQLSQLQEADIWIDFSHPDAVLDHLRKSIALKKPLVIGTTGWDDQLQLAKELVASSSIACLYAPNFSIGVHLFKKIVSYAAQLIAPFTEYDLSGIEYHHKHKLDAPSGTAKALTSSIMQHLPHLADFQFSSVRCGYIPGTHTLCLDSPVDTITLTHQARSREGFAYGALTAAEWLKNRKGFFTLDDLIPISLKQE; encoded by the coding sequence ATGAAAATTGCCCTGATTGGCTATGGAAAGATGGGACAACTCATTGCCCAGCTAGCTCCACATAGAGGACATGAAATCGTAGCAGCCATTTCTCCCTCGTCTAAAAAAATTAATGAACAATTAAGCCAACTTCAAGAAGCCGATATTTGGATTGACTTTAGCCACCCTGACGCTGTTCTTGACCATTTACGCAAAAGCATAGCTTTAAAAAAACCTTTAGTCATCGGAACTACTGGATGGGACGACCAATTGCAACTTGCCAAAGAACTCGTCGCTTCGTCTTCGATCGCATGTCTCTATGCACCTAATTTTTCAATTGGCGTCCATCTCTTCAAAAAAATTGTCTCTTATGCCGCTCAACTGATCGCTCCATTTACTGAATACGACCTAAGCGGAATTGAATACCATCACAAGCACAAATTAGACGCCCCTTCAGGCACCGCCAAGGCATTGACATCCTCCATTATGCAACATTTACCCCACCTCGCCGACTTTCAATTTTCCAGTGTACGCTGCGGCTATATCCCTGGCACGCATACACTCTGCTTAGACAGTCCAGTCGACACCATTACACTCACGCATCAAGCTCGCAGTCGAGAAGGATTTGCTTATGGGGCCCTTACAGCCGCTGAGTGGCTCAAAAACAGAAAAGGTTTCTTTACCTTAGATGACTTAATACCCATTTCATTAAAACAGGAATAA
- the dapA gene encoding 4-hydroxy-tetrahydrodipicolinate synthase: MRLQGVYTALTTPFTTDGQLDEKGLREHLRFQVRHGIDGIVVLGTTGESPTLSGEEKARIIEIAREETKKKTQLLVGTGSYSTSQTILATKQAEQLGADAALIVTPYYNKPTQEGLYRHFEAICQATSLPICIYNIQGRTGQNLQTETLQRLTSLPAIIGVKEASGNVPQMSDVIEGISRRKKHFSVLSGDDALTLPLIALGGHGVISVVSNLIPGAIKSLVQAALNGDFVKAQEWHYQLLPLFKATFIETNPIPIKAALSLYGMAAGSCRLPLCDLLPHNYEQLANVLKQMPQEWIEGYGQT, encoded by the coding sequence ATGCGTTTACAAGGTGTTTATACAGCTTTGACAACTCCTTTTACCACAGACGGGCAGTTAGATGAAAAAGGACTGAGAGAGCATTTGCGATTTCAAGTTAGGCATGGCATCGATGGAATCGTTGTGTTGGGCACAACAGGAGAATCCCCGACCTTATCAGGCGAAGAAAAGGCACGAATCATTGAAATTGCACGCGAAGAAACTAAGAAAAAAACACAGCTCCTTGTTGGCACCGGCAGTTATTCAACCTCCCAGACAATTCTCGCCACTAAGCAAGCAGAACAACTTGGCGCTGATGCTGCCTTGATCGTCACCCCCTATTACAATAAGCCCACGCAAGAGGGATTGTATCGCCACTTTGAAGCGATCTGCCAAGCAACATCTTTGCCGATCTGCATTTACAATATTCAAGGAAGAACTGGCCAAAACCTTCAAACCGAAACGCTTCAGCGTTTAACATCCCTTCCCGCCATCATCGGTGTCAAAGAAGCATCAGGCAATGTCCCTCAAATGAGCGATGTAATTGAAGGGATAAGCCGCCGCAAGAAGCATTTCAGCGTCCTTTCCGGAGATGATGCCTTAACTCTGCCTTTAATAGCGCTCGGCGGCCATGGCGTCATTTCCGTCGTTAGCAACCTTATTCCAGGAGCCATCAAGTCTTTAGTGCAAGCCGCTTTAAACGGAGACTTTGTCAAGGCCCAAGAGTGGCACTATCAACTTCTCCCTCTGTTTAAAGCTACTTTTATCGAAACAAATCCCATTCCAATAAAGGCGGCTTTAAGTCTCTATGGAATGGCAGCAGGTTCTTGCCGCCTCCCTTTATGTGATCTTCTTCCACATAACTATGAACAATTAGCTAATGTCTTAAAACAAATGCCACAAGAATGGATCGAAGGCTATGGTCAAACGTAA
- a CDS encoding LL-diaminopimelate aminotransferase, with translation MVKRNLHLAKLQSGYLFPEITKRKKAFLEKNPSAELISLGIGDTTQPIPSLIANSMAITAEALATPDGYSGYGPEQGHFNLRQAISEQVYQGKRPADDIFVSDGSKCDIGRLQILFGGQASIAVQDPSYPAYVDTGVIMGQTSTYHPLSKQYSGITYMPCTPENSFFPSLEKLPRTDLIFFCSPNNPTGAAATYEQLSQLVDFAKQNGSVLIFDAAYACFIRNPNTPRSIYEIEGAEEVAIELGSFSKMTGFTGVRLAWSVVPKELRFEDGHLVQNDWNRINSTFFNGASNIAQSGGLAALRPEGLKAIKELTTFYMENATMLKEMFEALGYIVYGGVDTPYIWVHFPNQSSWEAFEMLLEKSHIISTPGSGFGPAGEGFLRFSAFANRANIIEAISRLRRALHKLDRV, from the coding sequence ATGGTCAAACGTAACTTACATCTTGCTAAACTACAATCGGGCTACTTATTCCCTGAAATCACAAAACGCAAAAAAGCGTTCTTGGAAAAAAATCCATCTGCCGAGCTGATAAGCTTAGGTATTGGCGATACGACACAGCCCATTCCTTCCCTGATAGCCAATTCGATGGCAATCACAGCGGAGGCTTTAGCAACTCCAGATGGCTATTCAGGCTATGGACCCGAACAAGGACACTTTAACTTACGCCAAGCCATTTCAGAACAAGTGTATCAAGGCAAAAGGCCTGCCGACGATATTTTTGTTTCAGATGGATCTAAGTGCGATATTGGCCGCCTGCAAATTCTATTCGGTGGCCAGGCAAGTATTGCAGTCCAAGATCCCTCTTATCCAGCTTATGTCGATACTGGCGTTATCATGGGGCAAACATCAACCTATCATCCTCTCTCTAAACAATACAGCGGCATTACTTACATGCCATGTACGCCAGAAAACAGCTTCTTCCCTTCCCTCGAAAAATTGCCAAGGACCGATCTCATCTTTTTCTGTTCGCCCAATAATCCAACAGGAGCTGCAGCCACTTATGAACAACTCAGCCAGCTCGTTGACTTTGCCAAACAAAACGGCTCTGTCCTCATTTTCGATGCTGCTTATGCCTGCTTCATTCGCAATCCAAACACCCCTCGCTCTATCTATGAAATTGAAGGAGCCGAAGAGGTCGCCATCGAGCTTGGTTCTTTTTCCAAAATGACTGGATTTACGGGAGTGCGTCTAGCTTGGAGTGTCGTTCCCAAAGAACTTCGCTTTGAAGATGGACACCTTGTTCAAAATGACTGGAACCGAATTAACTCCACTTTTTTCAATGGTGCTTCCAATATTGCCCAATCTGGAGGCTTAGCAGCACTGCGACCAGAAGGACTTAAAGCCATTAAGGAATTAACCACGTTTTACATGGAAAATGCAACAATGCTCAAAGAGATGTTTGAAGCCTTAGGTTACATAGTCTATGGTGGAGTGGACACTCCATATATTTGGGTTCATTTCCCCAATCAGAGCTCGTGGGAAGCTTTTGAAATGCTCTTAGAAAAGTCACACATTATCAGCACGCCTGGCAGTGGATTTGGACCAGCAGGAGAAGGCTTCTTGCGTTTTAGCGCTTTTGCCAATCGTGCAAATATTATAGAAGCCATTTCAAGACTTAGAAGAGCTCTTCACAAGCTGGATCGAGTTTAA
- the thiL gene encoding thiamine-phosphate kinase, whose translation MKLHTLGEFGLIQRFSPFFTQNLPLGVEGIGDDCAIIPQNGQHSFLITTDLLIESIHFLTTTTSPEDLGYKSLAVSLSDIAGMGGKPLYAFLSIALPSTMEVDWVDRFFQGFRQLAESENVLLLGGDTTRSEEIAINVLVIGSAQTDHIKRRSQAKEGDIICSTGYLGDSGAGLKILLENLPHNPITEALIHQHVHPRPHLSEGEWLASQVGVHAMMDISDGLDSDIQHIMERSHCGAKLYLDKLPLSPSLKTCAKQYGWFAEEMAATAGEDYCLLATVNPNAYAALNLGYQQLFDRPLFKVGEITTGSTLSYLKDGQPFQLSKTGFDHFSAKS comes from the coding sequence ATGAAATTACATACACTTGGTGAATTTGGATTGATTCAACGCTTTAGTCCTTTTTTCACTCAAAACCTTCCTCTTGGAGTTGAAGGGATTGGAGATGATTGTGCTATCATTCCCCAAAACGGCCAGCACTCGTTTTTAATCACAACAGATTTATTAATAGAATCCATTCACTTTCTCACTACCACTACTTCGCCTGAAGACCTAGGCTATAAATCCCTTGCCGTTAGCTTAAGCGACATTGCAGGAATGGGAGGAAAGCCTCTGTATGCCTTTTTATCAATCGCCCTTCCATCGACTATGGAAGTCGATTGGGTTGATCGTTTTTTTCAAGGATTTCGGCAATTGGCGGAAAGCGAGAATGTCTTGTTGCTTGGCGGCGATACAACGCGGTCAGAAGAAATTGCCATCAATGTCTTAGTCATCGGATCAGCGCAAACAGACCACATCAAACGCCGCTCACAGGCTAAAGAAGGCGATATTATTTGCAGTACCGGATACTTAGGAGACTCTGGTGCCGGGCTCAAAATCCTGCTGGAAAATCTTCCACACAATCCCATCACTGAGGCGCTCATCCACCAACACGTGCATCCCCGTCCCCATCTGTCAGAGGGAGAATGGCTAGCCTCGCAAGTGGGCGTTCACGCGATGATGGATATTTCAGATGGTCTTGACTCTGACATTCAACACATCATGGAAAGATCGCATTGCGGAGCCAAACTCTATCTTGACAAGCTCCCCCTTTCCCCTTCTCTTAAAACGTGTGCAAAGCAATATGGATGGTTTGCAGAAGAAATGGCAGCTACTGCAGGCGAAGACTATTGCCTACTCGCTACTGTCAATCCTAATGCCTACGCTGCACTCAATTTAGGCTATCAGCAACTATTCGATAGACCTCTTTTTAAAGTCGGAGAAATAACGACTGGTTCGACGCTTTCTTATTTGAAAGATGGCCAACCCTTTCAACTATCAAAAACCGGATTCGACCATTTTTCGGCCAAGTCGTAA